A segment of the Lolium perenne isolate Kyuss_39 chromosome 3, Kyuss_2.0, whole genome shotgun sequence genome:
CGTGATCTGGTCTTGGCTTCTGGGAGAATTGAGCCACTTGGGGTCGCTTTTGTGCACCCTTTGGGATGTATCAATTGGCGCCATCTCCCTCGTGTTCAATCGATTTGGCAGCCGTTGGCACATGTGCAAGCTGGACCGGTCCATGGTCCGACGGCCGAGAGTGTTCGTTCCACGCCCTACGCTCTTGGACATTTCATCTAGCCGTATCCACCGCCGAGCAGATTCCGGCGTGAACTGTAGCGTTGCGCGTCCCGGAGGGAATGTAGGTGACCATTATACGCAGCGGTGAAAAGGTACCTTGCGGGCGGTGCACGCGCGAACTGCGGCTGGGTTTAACATTCTTTTTACGCCGCCCTGAACGTGCTGCTGCCGCCGTTACCGGTGAGCTGGCTCTCGTCGTGGCCGGAAATGCTTGTCGACGAGCGTCCGAGATGCGCTGCTCGATCGGCTGGACCTGATGAACAGCATGGCCTGCCGGCTCAGTGGGAATTATACGGAATGTTTCCCGATTCAGCAAACGGACGTATATACAGGTGCTGCTGCATGCTCCAAAAACTGGATCTGCTCTACCGGTTGTTCTTTTCTACCAACTTCCTGGTTTGGTCTGTCGCTCGAAATTCTGTAGGAGTGTGCAGGCTGATTCCTCTATATATAGCGACTCAGAATGCACGTTTTACATCAGAACATGCCTTCTGCGACGAAGATGGCAGAGACGAAGGCGGCGATCTGCATCGCCGCAGTAGCAGCAATGATCCACGTCGTGTGCGCTGCCGATTACATCGTCGGCGACCCGACCGGCGGCTGGCAGGGGAGGACGGACTACAAGTCCTGGGCTGCGGCCCAGAGCTTTGCTCCCGGAGATACCCTAAGTAAGTCATGACTCGATCATGAGTGCCGCTGTACCGGACTCATAAGCGCCCTATTGTTCTAAACAACCAAATGCTCTAATCGTTCAATTCATACTCATCCTGCTAATCCATGTTCTCGTGCGAAAACGCTAAGCAGCGTTCAAGTACAGCGCGTACCACAACGTCGTCGAGGTGACCGCCGACGACTACGAGGCGTGCTCCACGGCCAACCCCGTCTCGTTCGACAACAGCGGCCTCACCACTGTCGCGCTCACCGCGCCGGGGAAGCGCTACTTCATCTGCGGCGGGCCGGGCCACTGTCAGAACGGGATGAAAGTGGAGGTGGACGTCGCCGACCGCCCTGCGCCCGCGGCGCCCAGCTCCCCGCCGCAGCTGCCACCCTCGCCATTGCCACCAGCTCCGGCGCCCGCCGCTGAACCGCCAAGACATGCGGGGCACAAGAGGCACAAGAAGTGGTGCTCCCCGCCTAAGCCTGCGCCGGCATTGGCTCCCGTGGTGCAGTCGTCGGAGTCGTATCTGCCGCTCGCGGCCGTTGCGCCGATGTCGTCGCCTACTCCGCCGGCGCCCATGTCGTCGGATGCTGTAGCCGTGTGGCATTCAAAGTGGGGCGGCGCCACGCTGGGGCTTCTCGCTCTTTGGTTTGCGGTGCTGCCGCTGTGAGCTAAGGGAGGTTTTCGATTAGGCCTGCATGAGGCCGTCAGATGTTGCATCCCTGTTAACGTCCACTGTATTGCGTATTCAGATTTGTGTTAAGAGTTGATAATAATTGCTTGTCTTAGCGAGCTACGCACTGTCTCGGATGGGATAGCTGGTACCCTCAACTAGTCGTCCTCCGTGCCATACTTTCACCGTGTTCTTTTACATGTAAAGAGTCAGTGTTTGGATGCATAGAATTGGCCTTGGAATCATAGAATCTGGAATTTGGAGTCCATTTCCACCGTTTGGATTGGCCTAAGAATTAGAGCCTGGAAACTTGGCCCAATTCCGAGGCCCCCTCCCGCGCGTGTAAGTTCCGCCCGCAAGTTTCTGAGGTCGCAGGCTCGGAAACGCGTGGAAAGCTTCCGCGTACCGCTTCGTCGAGAGAGAGCGAGCGAAGCCTCGCTCGAGTCGTCCCCAACCCTCCCGGTGGTGGTACCCGACGGCGGCGGCTCCGGTAAGAACTTCCCCTCCCCTGTCTTCCTCACCCGGCCCCCATCCCCGCCTCCTATCCCATCTCCGCCCTCCTCCCATGCTCGCAGTCCGACGGTCGCCATCCCCTCTGTTAGCCTGCCTCTAACCCTAGATGCGACCGGGCTAGAGGGGGAACGGCGGCGGTAGGGGTCACGGCGGCGGGAGGTAGCCTTCTCCCTGGCCGTCGTGCTCTCCTGCCTCGAGGGAACCGGTTGACTCCGGCCACCGCCAGACTACTCCGGCCACCGCTGCCCCTTCCTGCACTCCACCGGCGGCCACGAGCTCCCTCACGAGCCAGTCTTCCCCTTCCTGCACTCCACCGGTGACCCCTTAGCTCGACTGGGTTGACCAAAAAAACAGAACTAATTACTTTCCATAGTTTCTACCATCCAAACATGAATTGGAATTGGTACCACCATTTGATTCCAACATGAAATTCCAAGCACATCCAAACAACAGAATTTGAATTAGAAGCCAATTCATTTCCGTCTTAGATTTGGAATTTCTAGTCCAATTCAATTCCATTCTCAATTCTATGCATCCAAACATAGCACAGAGGAATTCTAGCAGACTAACAAAAATCTCAAAAAAAGAACAAACTGTTAGTTTAAACAGCGGATGGAAAAAAAAACAACAATTGGAAGAATCATGATCCATCTCATCCCCAATCTCGAAAATAACAATATGGTACGAATTAGAGCATAGTGGAAGTGTCCGTACTGGGGCTGACAGGCAATGACCACTAGTGGAAGTGTCCGTACTGGGGCTGACTGCAACCAGCGGACAACACCTAGTCCTAGTCAGTGGCGGAGCTTGGAAGAAAGCCTTGGACGGGCCAGGCTAAAATATAACACAACAAATTGCAAAGTTGAATAATGAATTAGCAATCATTCGTGCTATCAAATTGCTAACCAAGAATTGGGGAAAAGAAATGAGTATTTTGAGCAGGCAAATTGGGGCTCGATTCGGTTCGTAGCTTCGCTTGCCAGCTGATAGACCACCGGCCAGAGCATTGTGCCCGTGCGATGTGGCTAGGCTGCAGGTCGGACATTCCTCTTGCCGCCCCCTGGCTGCCGGTGGGGTGGTGCAGCGTTGCAGCCTCGTGTGCCGGCCACAGGTTCTCCCGATTCTTGCTTGTTTTTCTATCTAAATCACTAGACCTTGCGAGTAGCCATAACGCATCTTCTACCCCATGGTTGTGGATTTTATTCAGACTCGATTACTTGACTGACAGAGAGTGAAACGGCAGACCAATGGGCTGGACCTTGGATGCATAAAAGTCAAACTATTTTTTGCCAAAAATCTGGGCGGGCCATGGCCCAGTTTAGCCCCAACTAAGCTCCGCCAGTGGTCCTAGTGACAATAATTTTTAACATCCCAATTTTTTAGAAAGTTACTTTATGATATGTCCATACAATTAAGCATTTATAACGTGTGAGACTGAAACAAAACCAAAACTTCAATCTAACATAATTTTGGCTTATTCTTTAAAAAATGTTATCAAATAATTGCAGCCTTTTACACATTCTTAGTTTATTTCCAGTTGCCCACATGGGATATTTTTTGATATATCGTAATGGTTTATTGGTAAACCATTGTGTAATGAATTACTATGATTATTGCTACTTTTAGCAAATATCTTCATAAGTTTTTCAAAATACTAATAAGTTACTATCAGGTTGGGTTCAAAGTTAGACAACAGAAAACAAAAAGGGTCCGATGAGTGCCACCAACACTGGGCTCCAAGCCTCGCTGGCTGCTTTTTGTGGTTGGTAAAGCCTATGTGACCCCTTGAAAGATAAATTTGCAATCATCATGTAACTGAAACTTGAAGTGAAGCTTCAAGTCTACATCCTCTTATAGAACATTTTCCTCCAACAACAATAATTAACCTCTCACTGATATCCTTAAAATATGCTTCTACATTATTCAAGGACAGTAACTATTAACTTCAAAATTTAAAGTAATTTGCACACGAGTTAGCACATTGGATTGTGCATGATGAAAAATATGCAATGCATACATGTGAAGAGTACTGAAATGTTACTAAAATTGCAAGATGCTAG
Coding sequences within it:
- the LOC127338637 gene encoding early nodulin-like protein 14, with the protein product MPSATKMAETKAAICIAAVAAMIHVVCAADYIVGDPTGGWQGRTDYKSWAAAQSFAPGDTLTFKYSAYHNVVEVTADDYEACSTANPVSFDNSGLTTVALTAPGKRYFICGGPGHCQNGMKVEVDVADRPAPAAPSSPPQLPPSPLPPAPAPAAEPPRHAGHKRHKKWCSPPKPAPALAPVVQSSESYLPLAAVAPMSSPTPPAPMSSDAVAVWHSKWGGATLGLLALWFAVLPL